The Sorangiineae bacterium MSr11367 genome window below encodes:
- a CDS encoding trypsin-like serine protease: protein MRNHHCIVFAGIVLAIGYVGCSSSDTGTPPPARSSSPIIGGTADEGDPAVVMLVSYPADESTYYTCTAEVISPTVLLTAAHCVDTPNHTGHTFGVFLEPDATPYKASVKTLKPHLKAVREVHAHPQYDPNGSGYPGDVGVAILSEPVSITPLAINRTALDSSIVGKSSRIIGYGQTVSGTFNVKKYQATTSVNKLENDGHTVVVGDSTRRTCLGDSGGPALVTLNGVETIIGTNSYTNTSGCTEPSHFQRVDVYKAFIDSYLNAGDAGAPTDAGTDSGTDAGTDSGSPADAGGGEPCPTPEREPNNRSTQANPLGQGCLRGTLGSPGDVDLESFSLSGSIEYDVNLEASGDAELALFKYWNGGWYYVENTTPTRVHHVSDGGGRYLVRVTSPSYTTQSYTSTLTLGGSP, encoded by the coding sequence ATGCGAAACCATCATTGCATCGTCTTCGCCGGCATCGTTCTCGCCATCGGCTACGTGGGATGCAGCAGCAGCGACACGGGTACTCCGCCGCCCGCCAGGAGCTCGTCCCCGATCATCGGCGGCACGGCCGACGAGGGTGATCCGGCGGTGGTGATGCTCGTCTCATACCCTGCGGACGAATCCACGTATTACACCTGCACGGCGGAGGTGATTTCCCCCACCGTGCTCCTGACCGCAGCGCATTGCGTCGATACGCCGAACCACACCGGCCACACGTTTGGCGTATTCCTCGAGCCGGATGCGACGCCGTACAAGGCCAGCGTCAAGACGCTCAAGCCGCACCTCAAGGCCGTGCGCGAGGTGCATGCGCACCCGCAGTACGATCCCAATGGCTCCGGTTATCCCGGCGATGTGGGCGTGGCCATCCTCTCCGAGCCGGTGTCCATCACGCCGCTGGCCATCAACCGAACGGCGCTCGATTCGAGCATCGTGGGCAAGTCGTCACGCATCATTGGATATGGCCAGACCGTGTCGGGCACCTTCAACGTGAAGAAATATCAGGCCACCACGAGCGTCAACAAGCTCGAGAACGACGGTCACACCGTGGTCGTGGGGGACAGCACCCGGCGCACGTGCCTTGGCGATTCGGGCGGTCCTGCCCTGGTGACCTTGAACGGCGTGGAGACCATCATCGGGACCAATTCGTACACGAACACCAGCGGCTGCACCGAACCGTCGCACTTTCAGCGGGTCGACGTGTACAAGGCCTTCATCGATTCGTACCTGAACGCGGGCGATGCCGGCGCGCCGACCGACGCGGGAACGGACTCGGGGACCGATGCGGGAACGGATTCGGGAAGCCCGGCCGACGCCGGAGGGGGCGAGCCTTGCCCGACGCCCGAGCGCGAGCCCAACAACCGATCGACGCAGGCCAATCCGCTCGGCCAAGGCTGCCTGCGGGGCACGCTCGGTTCGCCCGGCGACGTCGACCTCGAGAGCTTTTCGCTCTCCGGGAGCATCGAGTACGACGTCAACTTGGAAGCGAGCGGCGATGCGGAGCTTGCGCTTTTCAAATATTGGAACGGCGGTTGGTACTACGTCGAGAACACCACGCCCACCCGCGTGCACCACGTCTCCGACGGCGGCGGAAGGTACCTCGTGCGCGTCACGTCCCCGAGCTACACGACCCAGAGCTACACCAGCACGTTGACCCTCGGCGGCTCGCCGTAA
- a CDS encoding DUF72 domain-containing protein — MHSQNVLFELPPLTLDPVPPSDEHVRLAAELPANISLGCMTWSFPGWIGVVYAKGTPEKVLGAHGLTAYTKNPLFRIVELDRSYYDPIPATAYREYADQVPDGFRLFAKAHEECTVMQFPQHARYGKKRGAHNLRFLDAAYASDAVVAPFAEGLGAKMGGLLFQFPPQDVGDPYAFAHRLHDFLRRLPKDVPYAVELRNGELLTKDYFAALEDTGAVHCHNQWTSMPSVLAQIKRAPPGARRPLVIRWLLREGDKYEDARVRYAPFNRLVAEDRDNRDAIARLVVKAHQHGVPSFVFLDNKAEGCAPESLLRLARAIRSML; from the coding sequence ATGCACTCGCAAAACGTGCTGTTCGAGCTGCCGCCTCTCACGCTGGATCCCGTTCCCCCCAGCGACGAGCACGTGCGCCTCGCCGCCGAGCTGCCCGCGAACATTTCCCTTGGGTGCATGACCTGGTCCTTCCCGGGCTGGATCGGCGTGGTGTACGCGAAGGGCACGCCGGAGAAGGTGCTCGGTGCCCACGGGCTGACGGCCTACACGAAGAATCCGTTGTTTCGGATCGTGGAGCTCGATCGAAGCTACTACGATCCGATCCCCGCAACGGCGTACCGCGAGTATGCCGACCAAGTCCCCGACGGGTTTCGTCTTTTTGCCAAGGCCCACGAGGAGTGCACGGTGATGCAGTTTCCGCAGCACGCGCGGTATGGCAAAAAGCGCGGCGCGCACAATCTGCGTTTCCTGGATGCGGCGTATGCCTCCGACGCGGTGGTGGCCCCCTTCGCCGAAGGGCTCGGCGCCAAGATGGGCGGGCTGCTGTTTCAATTTCCGCCGCAAGACGTGGGCGATCCGTACGCGTTTGCGCATCGCCTTCACGACTTCTTACGGCGCCTGCCCAAAGACGTTCCCTATGCCGTGGAACTTCGAAATGGCGAATTGCTCACGAAGGACTACTTCGCCGCCCTCGAGGACACGGGCGCCGTGCATTGCCACAACCAATGGACGTCGATGCCCTCGGTGCTCGCGCAGATCAAACGCGCTCCACCGGGCGCGCGCAGGCCGCTCGTGATCCGCTGGCTTCTCCGCGAGGGCGACAAATACGAAGACGCGCGGGTGCGTTATGCGCCGTTCAACCGCCTCGTGGCGGAAGATCGTGACAACCGCGATGCCATCGCCCGCCTGGTGGTCAAAGCGCACCAGCACGGCGTGCCGTCGTTCGTGTTCTTGGACAACAAGGCCGAGGGATGCGCGCCCGAGAGCTTGCTGCGCCTCGCACGCGCCATCCGATCCATGCTGTAG
- a CDS encoding glutathione S-transferase family protein: MYDLYIANKNYSSWSLRPWVLLTELGIPFREHVEVFGEGSSWERFRRFSPSGKVPCLIDEGTAVWESLSIAEYVAERHEGVWPKDAQARAWARSAAAEMHAGFSALRGGCPMNIGIRVRLREIGAELQRDLDRLRELWNDGLSRFGGPFLAGNTFTAVDAFFTPVAFRIQTYGLALDEVSLAYAARLRELPSVRRWYESGLAETWRPSAHEDGVGENGILVEDLRAKV, translated from the coding sequence ATGTACGATCTTTACATCGCCAATAAGAACTATTCGTCGTGGTCGTTGCGCCCGTGGGTCCTTTTGACGGAGCTCGGGATCCCATTCCGGGAGCACGTGGAGGTCTTCGGCGAGGGCTCGAGTTGGGAGCGGTTTCGGCGGTTTTCTCCGTCGGGGAAGGTGCCCTGTTTGATCGACGAGGGCACGGCGGTGTGGGAATCGCTCAGCATCGCGGAGTACGTGGCCGAGCGGCACGAGGGGGTGTGGCCCAAGGACGCGCAGGCACGCGCATGGGCTCGCTCGGCCGCGGCGGAGATGCACGCGGGCTTCTCCGCCTTGCGTGGGGGCTGCCCCATGAACATCGGGATACGCGTGCGGCTGCGCGAAATCGGGGCGGAGCTTCAGCGCGATCTCGACCGGCTCCGGGAGCTTTGGAACGACGGGCTGTCGCGGTTTGGCGGGCCGTTCCTCGCTGGCAACACCTTCACCGCGGTGGACGCGTTCTTCACGCCGGTGGCCTTTCGCATCCAGACCTACGGCCTGGCGCTCGACGAGGTGTCGCTGGCGTATGCCGCACGGCTGCGCGAGCTGCCGTCGGTGCGCCGCTGGTACGAGAGTGGGCTCGCAGAGACGTGGCGCCCGTCGGCGCACGAGGATGGCGTGGGCGAAAACGGCATTTTGGTCGAAGATTTGCGCGCGAAAGTCTGA
- a CDS encoding sigma 54-interacting transcriptional regulator: MSHAIDFERTVMQRHDADTGECIFVATVVDGPDAGVAITLDGSQPSSLLVGQSPACALQLTDREVSRRHIALEPRGTLLHVRDLGSTNGTYLDKVKIIEAELSGGEVVRIGSTRLRIERRPEPAAAPPKLDAFGRVLGSSLEMRRLYPLCGRLAQSSIPVLIEGETGTGKELLAESLHEEGPRAAAPFVVFDCTAVPANLVESELFGHERGAFTGAVSARRGVFEQADGGTLLIDEIGELDITLQPKLLRALERSEVRRVGGDRSMKFDVRVLSATRRNLDHEVQAGRFRDDLFHRLAVARIELPPLRRRRGDIPRLARAIWASAGAPPEELSDMLLRQWSDYPWPGNVRELRNAVVRRLALGELAPSPASTPEPIESLEGELVRGVLEQILAQNLPFGAARQRVLEAFERRYVERTLAEHGGNVLRAAAASGVARRHFQRVKSRSLK, translated from the coding sequence GTGTCGCACGCCATCGATTTCGAGCGAACGGTGATGCAACGCCACGATGCCGATACCGGTGAGTGCATCTTCGTCGCCACCGTGGTGGACGGCCCCGATGCGGGCGTCGCGATCACCTTGGATGGCTCGCAGCCTTCGAGCCTCTTGGTCGGCCAGAGCCCTGCGTGCGCGCTCCAGCTCACCGATCGCGAAGTGTCGCGCCGGCACATTGCCCTCGAGCCGCGCGGCACCCTGCTGCACGTGCGCGACCTCGGGTCGACCAATGGCACCTACCTGGACAAGGTGAAGATCATCGAGGCGGAGCTCTCCGGCGGGGAGGTGGTGCGGATTGGCTCCACGCGCCTTCGCATCGAGCGCCGGCCGGAACCGGCGGCGGCACCGCCCAAGCTCGACGCGTTCGGCCGGGTGCTGGGCTCGAGCCTGGAGATGCGACGGCTTTATCCGCTTTGCGGGCGTCTCGCCCAATCGAGCATTCCCGTGCTCATCGAGGGCGAAACGGGGACGGGCAAAGAGCTGCTTGCCGAATCGCTCCACGAGGAGGGACCGCGTGCCGCCGCCCCGTTCGTCGTCTTCGACTGCACCGCCGTCCCGGCAAACCTTGTGGAATCGGAGCTTTTCGGCCACGAGCGCGGTGCCTTCACCGGCGCGGTCTCCGCACGGCGGGGCGTCTTCGAGCAGGCCGACGGCGGCACCTTGCTCATCGACGAAATTGGCGAATTGGATATCACACTTCAGCCGAAGCTTTTGCGCGCCCTGGAGCGCTCCGAGGTGCGGCGCGTGGGCGGCGATCGCTCGATGAAGTTCGATGTCCGCGTCCTGTCGGCCACCCGCCGCAATCTCGATCACGAGGTGCAGGCGGGCCGCTTTCGCGATGATCTGTTCCATCGCCTCGCCGTCGCGCGCATCGAGCTTCCCCCGCTCCGCCGTCGGCGGGGCGACATCCCGCGCCTCGCGCGCGCCATCTGGGCCTCCGCAGGTGCCCCGCCCGAGGAGCTCTCGGACATGTTGCTTCGGCAATGGAGCGACTATCCCTGGCCCGGCAACGTGCGCGAGCTGCGCAACGCGGTCGTGCGCCGGTTGGCCTTGGGCGAGCTCGCGCCCTCTCCGGCGAGCACGCCCGAGCCGATCGAGTCGCTCGAGGGGGAACTCGTCCGCGGGGTGCTCGAGCAAATCCTCGCGCAGAACCTGCCTTTCGGGGCCGCACGGCAACGGGTGCTCGAGGCCTTCGAACGGCGCTACGTGGAGCGGACCCTGGCCGAGCACGGCGGCAACGTCCTGCGCGCAGCGGCCGCGTCCGGCGTGGCGCGCAGGCACTTTCAACGCGTGAAGAGCCGCAGTTTGAAATAG
- a CDS encoding exodeoxyribonuclease III, whose translation MLTITTWNVNGIRAREPDVLTWIDRHRPDVLCLQEVKASPDQVPAALANLESYWCYWHGHKGYSGVALHLARSTFPTRPVFAHPEFDHETRIVTATAGKLVFASVYVPNGGKDFPAKTRFLNAMADFVRQVHAEGKSLVLVGDLNVAREERDVHPTLRRPAQIGQTPNERSQLEHIIGEGLVDLSRQFHPDTDQLFTWWAPWRNMRARNIGWRLDYVLCSASLAQRASSCEAFPDFGASDHCPVHAAFDLPPPDVSPEPPSEQPPPSPATQASKEGQLKLF comes from the coding sequence ATGCTGACCATCACGACTTGGAACGTCAACGGCATTCGAGCCCGAGAGCCCGACGTTCTCACGTGGATCGACCGCCACCGGCCCGACGTGCTCTGCCTCCAAGAGGTGAAGGCGTCGCCCGACCAGGTGCCCGCGGCGCTTGCCAACCTCGAGTCCTATTGGTGCTACTGGCACGGTCACAAGGGCTATTCCGGCGTGGCGCTGCACCTCGCGCGCTCCACGTTTCCGACGCGCCCCGTCTTTGCGCACCCCGAGTTCGACCACGAGACGCGCATCGTGACGGCCACCGCCGGCAAGCTGGTGTTCGCCTCGGTGTACGTGCCCAACGGTGGCAAAGACTTCCCCGCGAAGACGCGCTTTCTGAATGCCATGGCCGACTTCGTGCGCCAGGTGCACGCCGAGGGCAAATCGCTGGTGCTCGTGGGCGATCTCAATGTCGCGCGCGAAGAGCGCGACGTGCACCCCACGTTGCGCCGGCCCGCGCAAATCGGGCAAACGCCGAACGAGCGATCGCAGCTCGAGCACATCATCGGCGAGGGTCTGGTGGATCTGTCGCGGCAGTTCCATCCGGACACCGACCAGCTTTTCACGTGGTGGGCGCCCTGGCGAAACATGCGGGCACGCAACATCGGGTGGCGCTTGGACTATGTCCTTTGCAGTGCGTCCCTCGCACAGCGCGCCTCGAGTTGCGAGGCGTTCCCCGATTTCGGTGCGAGCGACCACTGCCCCGTGCACGCGGCCTTCGACCTGCCGCCGCCCGACGTGTCGCCCGAGCCTCCGTCGGAGCAGCCGCCACCGTCGCCCGCCACGCAAGCCTCGAAAGAGGGCCAGTTGAAGCTTTTCTGA
- a CDS encoding SDR family oxidoreductase → MFDLIGKRALVTGASRGIGRAIAVALARHGADVAVNARTEEALNGVAAEIAGLKRNAPVLAADVTDPVAAERLVAEAIGQLGGLDILVNNAGGSYTSTPVPVLEVSLENWNHTLAWNATAMFILMRAAGAHMVEQRRGSIINVSSVGGLRGSRSSASYAAAKATVISMTRIAAVDWAAAGVRVNALCPGWTATDLTRPLRENPSVDERIVASIPMRRWASPEEQAGPALFLASDASSYMTGQTLIVDGGMSA, encoded by the coding sequence ATGTTCGACTTGATCGGAAAGCGCGCGCTCGTCACGGGTGCATCACGAGGAATCGGGCGAGCCATCGCCGTTGCCTTGGCGAGGCACGGCGCCGACGTCGCGGTGAACGCTCGAACGGAGGAAGCGTTGAACGGCGTCGCCGCGGAGATCGCCGGCCTGAAGCGCAACGCCCCGGTGCTCGCGGCGGATGTCACCGATCCCGTGGCCGCCGAGCGGCTCGTGGCCGAGGCCATTGGCCAACTGGGCGGGCTGGACATCCTGGTGAACAACGCGGGAGGCTCGTACACGTCGACCCCCGTCCCCGTGCTCGAGGTGTCGCTCGAGAATTGGAACCACACCCTCGCGTGGAACGCGACCGCCATGTTCATCCTGATGCGGGCCGCGGGCGCGCACATGGTGGAGCAGCGACGCGGAAGCATCATCAACGTGTCCAGCGTCGGCGGTCTGCGTGGCTCCCGGTCGTCCGCCTCCTACGCGGCCGCGAAAGCCACGGTCATCTCGATGACCCGCATCGCCGCCGTGGATTGGGCCGCCGCCGGGGTCCGCGTCAACGCACTATGCCCCGGTTGGACGGCGACCGATCTCACCCGGCCTCTGCGTGAAAACCCCAGCGTCGACGAGCGCATCGTGGCATCCATCCCGATGCGCCGTTGGGCCAGCCCGGAAGAACAGGCAGGTCCCGCTCTCTTTCTTGCATCCGACGCCTCCTCCTACATGACGGGTCAAACCCTCATCGTGGACGGCGGCATGAGCGCCTAG
- a CDS encoding protein kinase, with amino-acid sequence MTIYGGHEGTEHVGRVLGGRWLLDRLLREGGMGAVYRARDLETGADVAVKVVLGLDPHVASRFAREVRALAQLRHPRIVRYVGHGVADLPYLVMEWLQGEDLSARLARGSLDPKDTVALARAVAGALAAAHREGLVHRDIKPANIFLVDRDPARAKVLDFGLVSAGHGVCSSISRGLLLGTPAYMSPEQARGAQSSAVDASSDVFSFGVVLYKCLTGRAPFTGDNVQALALKIALEDPPRVASLRPGVPAELDALIAHMLAKEPAGRPRDGAELLARLDGIRLVESDPPAWLFAEQHLVSLVLLDLGSHAQEARRLADVVRAHGAEARPLGPGARFVALLEVRGSATDHAARAARMAMGLRRAFPHAPLAVVTGRAVLGGAHPSGESVDRAVHLLPRARIAGSIVLDDVTAALLEGVFDVARDAGGARLGEARTPTAPGRTLLGKVSPFVGRDREMQILEGALAESIAESVARVVLVTAPSGMGKSRLRRELAAKLDASRAANLWLAVGAPLAARSPFGFLRDLVRCAAGLRDGAPDAERRVELRARTAAVLGGEAAQLRVHEFLCELLGIGDPAASSAALVAARRDPALMHDQIRRAWIDWTSAACAAHPLLILLEDLHWGDAPSLHAIEMALRMLQDAPLTVVAFARPDVEEAFPSLFRERGVVEMRLDALPRRASERFVRALLGDSVPPAQLAAMVERAGGNAFYLEELIRAAAEGSSELPATVLAMVQARLEAMEPGARRVLRAASTFGRVFWLGAVRALLQGQEDAAFWLAELARREVIVPCPESRFRGDAEYAFRHETVREAAYAMLTDDDRPHAHRLAGEWLVAAGEDDDMVLAEHFERGHDAAAARSWYARAAERALFANDLQGALDLVRKAEACGASGESLGTLRLVQAEAHEWLGDTVTAEACSSEAMLLVPRHSDAWYRAAAALAVSMRATQNWNRTLQLRAELLSGAAPPPRAPALVALLSVARVLFYGNRYDEAAHVVRGVREAAEAIGSNDPNLLAHLRHEQSDMAYLQGELDVSLRLVEDAAELYASIGDRRRVLRARAAAIGLFYRLLGAYEESVRILRACVEEAERLALPAMAAHARLNLGPALAILGEGAEAVACEREAIGGMRNNPRLHATAHAYLALALESSGDLAGAERSARAALESIGDKNPQSRSAFAGILGGILLARGRPRDALLCAREGMDLLASLGGVEVGEIRLRLVHAEALRATGERPAAREAILRARARLLSLAGKLTEGALRTSFLERVPENARLLGLDL; translated from the coding sequence TTGACCATTTACGGTGGACACGAAGGCACCGAGCACGTCGGCCGTGTGCTCGGCGGGCGATGGCTCCTCGATCGGCTGCTTCGCGAGGGCGGCATGGGGGCCGTGTACCGTGCTCGCGATCTCGAAACCGGCGCCGACGTGGCGGTCAAAGTCGTACTCGGACTCGACCCCCACGTCGCCTCGCGGTTCGCGCGCGAAGTGCGTGCCCTCGCGCAGCTTCGGCATCCTCGCATCGTGCGCTACGTCGGCCACGGCGTGGCCGATTTGCCGTACCTCGTCATGGAGTGGCTCCAGGGCGAAGACCTCTCGGCACGGCTCGCGCGCGGTTCGCTCGACCCAAAGGACACCGTGGCCCTCGCACGGGCCGTCGCCGGAGCCCTCGCGGCCGCACACCGCGAGGGCCTCGTTCATCGGGACATCAAGCCCGCGAACATCTTCCTCGTCGACCGCGATCCTGCGCGGGCCAAAGTCCTCGACTTCGGCTTGGTGAGCGCGGGGCATGGCGTCTGCTCGAGCATCTCGCGCGGGTTACTCCTCGGTACGCCCGCGTACATGTCGCCCGAGCAAGCACGCGGCGCGCAATCGTCGGCGGTCGATGCGTCATCGGACGTCTTCTCGTTCGGCGTCGTCCTGTACAAGTGCCTGACCGGGCGTGCCCCGTTCACGGGCGACAACGTGCAGGCGCTCGCGCTCAAGATTGCGCTCGAGGATCCTCCACGCGTGGCATCCCTTCGTCCGGGTGTGCCGGCGGAGCTCGACGCGTTGATCGCGCACATGCTCGCGAAGGAGCCCGCCGGGCGTCCGCGCGATGGGGCCGAGTTGCTCGCGCGCCTCGATGGGATCCGGCTCGTCGAGAGCGATCCCCCCGCGTGGCTCTTCGCCGAACAGCACCTGGTGTCGTTGGTGCTGCTGGATCTCGGATCGCACGCGCAGGAGGCGCGGCGCTTGGCCGACGTCGTCCGTGCGCACGGTGCGGAGGCGCGTCCACTGGGGCCGGGTGCGCGCTTCGTCGCGCTGCTGGAGGTTCGAGGCAGCGCGACCGATCACGCTGCGCGTGCCGCCCGCATGGCCATGGGACTGCGCCGCGCGTTCCCGCATGCACCGCTGGCCGTCGTCACGGGGCGGGCCGTCCTCGGTGGCGCGCATCCCAGCGGCGAATCCGTTGATCGCGCGGTGCACCTGTTGCCGCGTGCACGCATCGCCGGCTCGATCGTCCTCGATGACGTGACCGCCGCATTGCTGGAAGGGGTCTTCGACGTCGCACGCGACGCCGGCGGGGCTCGCCTGGGCGAGGCGCGCACGCCCACCGCCCCCGGGCGCACCTTGCTCGGAAAAGTGAGCCCTTTCGTCGGCCGCGACCGCGAAATGCAGATCCTCGAGGGGGCGCTGGCCGAGTCCATCGCCGAATCGGTGGCGCGCGTCGTTCTGGTGACGGCGCCCTCGGGCATGGGAAAAAGCCGTCTCCGCCGCGAGCTCGCGGCGAAGCTCGACGCCTCCCGCGCGGCGAACCTATGGCTCGCCGTCGGGGCGCCCCTCGCCGCGCGTTCGCCCTTTGGGTTCCTGCGCGATCTGGTTCGCTGTGCCGCCGGCCTGCGCGATGGGGCACCCGATGCCGAGCGGCGGGTCGAGCTTCGCGCACGCACGGCCGCGGTCCTCGGCGGCGAGGCCGCACAGCTGCGGGTTCACGAGTTCCTCTGCGAGCTGCTGGGCATCGGCGATCCCGCTGCATCGAGCGCCGCGCTCGTGGCGGCACGGCGCGATCCCGCGCTGATGCACGACCAGATCCGCCGCGCCTGGATCGATTGGACGAGCGCCGCGTGCGCCGCACACCCGCTGTTGATCCTGCTCGAAGACCTCCACTGGGGCGACGCCCCGAGCCTCCACGCCATCGAGATGGCCTTGCGCATGTTGCAGGATGCGCCGCTCACCGTCGTGGCCTTCGCGCGTCCCGACGTCGAGGAAGCCTTTCCCTCTCTCTTTCGCGAGCGCGGCGTGGTCGAGATGCGCCTCGACGCATTGCCGCGCCGGGCGAGTGAGCGCTTCGTGCGCGCGCTTCTCGGGGACTCGGTGCCGCCAGCTCAGCTTGCGGCGATGGTCGAACGCGCCGGGGGCAATGCCTTCTACTTGGAGGAATTGATCCGCGCCGCCGCGGAGGGCTCTTCCGAACTACCGGCCACGGTATTGGCCATGGTGCAAGCGCGCCTCGAGGCCATGGAGCCAGGCGCACGCCGCGTGCTCCGGGCGGCCAGCACCTTCGGGCGCGTTTTCTGGCTGGGCGCCGTACGAGCCCTTCTCCAAGGGCAGGAGGACGCGGCCTTTTGGCTCGCGGAGCTCGCCCGCCGCGAGGTCATTGTGCCGTGCCCCGAATCGCGCTTTCGCGGCGACGCCGAATACGCCTTTCGTCACGAGACCGTCCGCGAGGCGGCGTACGCCATGCTCACCGACGACGATCGGCCGCATGCGCATCGCCTCGCCGGGGAATGGCTCGTCGCCGCCGGCGAAGACGACGACATGGTGCTCGCGGAGCATTTCGAACGCGGCCACGATGCCGCGGCCGCGCGAAGCTGGTATGCGCGCGCGGCGGAGCGTGCCCTGTTCGCCAACGACTTGCAGGGCGCGCTCGATCTCGTGCGCAAAGCGGAGGCTTGCGGCGCGTCCGGCGAATCGCTGGGGACCTTGCGCCTGGTCCAGGCCGAGGCCCACGAGTGGCTCGGCGATACCGTGACCGCCGAGGCCTGTTCCAGCGAGGCGATGCTTCTCGTGCCGCGCCATTCCGACGCCTGGTACCGCGCCGCTGCGGCGCTCGCGGTGTCGATGCGGGCCACCCAGAATTGGAACCGCACCCTGCAACTGCGTGCCGAGCTCCTTTCCGGCGCGGCGCCGCCGCCCCGCGCGCCGGCGCTCGTGGCGCTTCTTTCCGTGGCCAGGGTGCTGTTCTACGGCAACCGCTACGACGAGGCGGCGCATGTCGTTCGTGGTGTTCGCGAGGCGGCGGAAGCCATCGGCAGCAACGATCCGAACCTGCTCGCGCACCTGCGCCACGAGCAATCGGACATGGCGTACCTCCAGGGCGAGCTCGATGTCTCGCTTCGCCTCGTCGAGGACGCCGCGGAGCTTTACGCCAGCATCGGTGATCGCCGCCGCGTACTGCGTGCCCGAGCCGCGGCCATCGGGCTCTTTTATCGCCTGCTCGGTGCGTACGAGGAATCCGTGCGCATCCTGCGCGCGTGCGTCGAGGAGGCCGAGCGGCTCGCGCTCCCCGCGATGGCCGCCCACGCGCGCCTCAACTTGGGCCCCGCGCTGGCCATACTCGGCGAGGGCGCCGAGGCCGTCGCGTGCGAGCGCGAAGCCATCGGCGGCATGCGCAACAACCCGCGCCTGCATGCCACCGCGCACGCGTACTTGGCGCTGGCCCTGGAGTCGAGCGGCGATCTCGCCGGTGCGGAGCGCTCTGCGCGCGCCGCCCTGGAGTCCATCGGCGACAAGAACCCGCAGAGCCGGTCCGCGTTCGCCGGCATCCTCGGCGGCATCCTTTTGGCGCGCGGCCGCCCGCGCGACGCGCTTCTCTGCGCGCGCGAAGGGATGGACCTTCTGGCCTCCCTCGGCGGCGTGGAGGTCGGCGAGATCCGACTGCGCTTGGTTCACGCCGAAGCCCTGCGCGCGACCGGCGAGCGCCCCGCCGCCCGCGAGGCCATCCTACGCGCCCGCGCGCGCCTGCTCTCCCTCGCCGGCAAGCTGACCGAGGGCGCACTCCGCACATCCTTCCTCGAGCGCGTCCCCGAGAACGCCCGCCTCCTTGGGCTGGATCTTTAG
- a CDS encoding flap endonuclease — MPRLHLVDATYELFRAWFAVPSTRAPNGREVGATRGVLGTLQKLVQTEGATHVACATDHVVRSFRNDLYDGYKTDAGVPQDLLKQFHLVEDGIRALGLVVWPMVEFEADDALAAGAHRFAGEVEQVLIATPDKDLAQCVRGDHVIMLDRRRNTTMNDEGVRAKFGVPPASIADWLALVGDSADGYPGLPGWGEKSAARVLCAFGSIEAIPERTKDWPADLTRAVRGADRLAATLAERKTEALLYKTLATLRVDVPLTETLDDLEYKGTPPAFREFCASIGANGLVDRVARWV, encoded by the coding sequence ATGCCGCGCCTGCACTTGGTTGATGCCACGTACGAGTTGTTCCGCGCCTGGTTCGCCGTTCCTTCCACGCGCGCGCCGAACGGGCGCGAGGTGGGGGCGACGCGGGGCGTGCTCGGCACCTTGCAGAAGCTCGTGCAGACCGAAGGCGCCACCCACGTGGCCTGCGCCACGGACCACGTCGTCCGCTCGTTTCGCAATGATCTGTACGATGGCTACAAAACGGACGCCGGCGTCCCCCAGGATCTGCTGAAACAATTCCACCTCGTGGAGGATGGCATCCGCGCGCTCGGCCTGGTGGTGTGGCCCATGGTCGAATTCGAAGCCGACGACGCCCTGGCCGCCGGCGCGCACCGCTTCGCCGGCGAGGTCGAGCAGGTGCTCATCGCCACGCCGGACAAAGACCTCGCACAGTGCGTGCGCGGCGATCACGTGATCATGCTCGACCGCCGGCGCAACACCACGATGAACGACGAGGGCGTCCGCGCGAAGTTCGGCGTGCCCCCGGCGTCCATCGCCGACTGGCTGGCCCTCGTGGGGGACTCGGCCGATGGCTACCCCGGGCTCCCCGGCTGGGGGGAAAAATCGGCGGCGCGCGTGCTCTGCGCCTTCGGATCCATCGAGGCCATCCCCGAGCGCACCAAGGACTGGCCGGCCGATCTCACACGCGCCGTTCGCGGCGCCGATCGATTGGCCGCCACCCTGGCCGAGCGCAAAACCGAGGCGCTGCTCTACAAGACGCTGGCGACCTTGCGCGTGGATGTCCCCCTCACCGAGACGCTCGACGACCTCGAGTACAAGGGAACGCCGCCGGCCTTCCGCGAATTTTGCGCGTCCATTGGGGCCAACGGCCTGGTCGATCGCGTGGCTCGCTGGGTGTGA